A stretch of the Arthrobacter sp. PAMC 25486 genome encodes the following:
- a CDS encoding DUF4032 domain-containing protein, giving the protein MTEQPGAKWNNEPTDFEQIGKLPREAPAPASVMGSLNITAAAADPGLLDLPWHIKLEEWPAANLAALPRGISRHVVRFAHLDGSVIAIKETSEHVARHEYHMLRKLARLDVPCVEPVAVITGRTTPDGAPLDPVLVTRHLKFSLPYRALFSQKLRRDTLTRLIDAQALLLVRLHLVGFYWGDVSLSNTLFRRDAGAFAAYLVDAETGELYPDLSTGQREYDLEIARVNIAGELMDLLEGGLIEEKVDPVATSELIMESYRRLWAELTEKESFELEDRWRVGARIRRLNELGFDVEEYAIKTTPDGSTIQLQPKVVDAGHHQRRLLRLTGLDAQENQARRLLNDMDSFRNDVAPDKDEEISAHEWVSSIFEPIVRSIPRELGGKLEPAEVVHEVLEHRWYKSKDEERNVPLAEAVQSYVDTILRYRRDEDAIMLSTDTDTIKMLESGVVPDAAFED; this is encoded by the coding sequence ATGACTGAACAACCAGGCGCCAAGTGGAACAACGAACCCACCGACTTTGAGCAGATCGGCAAACTGCCGCGGGAGGCGCCCGCACCGGCATCCGTGATGGGGTCCTTGAACATCACCGCGGCCGCTGCCGATCCCGGTCTGCTGGACCTGCCCTGGCACATCAAACTTGAGGAGTGGCCCGCGGCGAACCTTGCCGCCCTGCCCCGCGGCATTTCGCGCCACGTGGTGCGCTTCGCCCACCTCGACGGTTCCGTCATCGCCATCAAGGAAACGTCCGAGCACGTAGCCCGCCACGAATACCACATGCTGCGCAAGCTGGCCCGGCTCGATGTCCCCTGTGTTGAGCCGGTCGCCGTCATCACGGGGCGGACCACCCCCGACGGCGCCCCGCTGGACCCCGTGCTTGTCACCCGGCACCTGAAGTTCTCCCTGCCCTACCGCGCCTTGTTCTCGCAGAAGCTGCGCCGCGACACCCTCACCCGCCTGATCGATGCGCAGGCGCTGCTGCTGGTCCGCCTGCACCTGGTGGGCTTCTACTGGGGCGATGTCTCCCTCTCCAACACGCTCTTCCGCCGCGACGCCGGCGCCTTCGCCGCCTACCTCGTGGATGCCGAGACCGGCGAGTTGTACCCGGACCTCTCCACAGGCCAGCGCGAGTACGATCTCGAGATCGCCCGCGTCAACATTGCCGGCGAACTCATGGACCTCCTCGAGGGCGGGCTCATCGAGGAAAAGGTTGACCCCGTCGCCACCAGCGAGCTCATCATGGAAAGCTACCGCCGTCTCTGGGCCGAGCTGACCGAGAAGGAATCGTTCGAGCTGGAGGACCGCTGGCGTGTGGGTGCCCGCATCCGCCGCCTGAACGAGCTGGGCTTTGACGTGGAGGAGTACGCCATTAAGACCACCCCCGACGGCTCCACCATCCAGCTTCAGCCCAAGGTGGTCGACGCCGGGCACCACCAGCGCCGCCTGCTGCGCCTGACAGGCCTGGACGCCCAGGAAAACCAGGCCCGGCGCCTGCTCAACGACATGGACTCCTTCCGCAACGACGTCGCCCCGGACAAGGACGAGGAAATCAGCGCCCACGAATGGGTCAGTTCCATCTTCGAGCCCATTGTGCGTTCCATCCCGCGCGAGCTCGGCGGGAAACTGGAACCGGCCGAGGTGGTCCACGAGGTGTTGGAACACCGCTGGTACAAGTCCAAGGATGAGGAACGCAACGTCCCCCTGGCCGAGGCCGTGCAGTCCTACGTGGACACCATCCTGCGCTACCGCCGGGACGAGGACGCCATCATGCTCAGCACGGACACGGACACCATCAAGATGCTGGAAAGCGGAGTAGTCCCCGACGCCGCCTTCGAAGACTAA
- a CDS encoding ABC transporter ATP-binding protein, protein MATVTFDNATRIYPGTTKPAVDKLNIDIADGEFLVLVGPSGCGKSTSLRMLAGLEDVNAGRILIGDRDVTDVPPKDRDIAMVFQNYALYPHMSVADNMGFALKIAGISKDERAKRVLEAAKLLDLEAYLDRKPKALSGGQRQRVAMGRAIVRNPQVFLMDEPLSNLDAKLRVQTRTQIASLTRRLGVTTVYVTHDQVEAMTMGDRVAVLKDGLLMQVDTPRNLYDAPQNVFVAGFIGSPAMNLLELPVVDGGVKFGGSIYPVPSAVLGEAAGNTVTVGVRPEDLEIVGAGEGLAIEADVVEELGADAYVYGHSIIDGNERDMVLRVDGRRPPMKGDTIHVRPQVGHVHLFDATSGARLGDKSIVRD, encoded by the coding sequence GTGGCTACAGTAACTTTTGACAACGCAACCCGCATTTACCCGGGCACCACCAAGCCCGCCGTTGACAAGCTCAACATTGACATCGCCGATGGCGAGTTCCTCGTATTGGTCGGCCCCTCAGGTTGCGGTAAGTCAACCTCACTGCGCATGCTCGCCGGCCTGGAAGATGTCAACGCCGGCCGCATCCTGATCGGCGACCGCGACGTCACAGACGTTCCGCCGAAGGACCGCGACATCGCCATGGTCTTCCAGAACTACGCGCTGTACCCGCACATGTCCGTTGCCGACAATATGGGCTTCGCCCTGAAGATCGCCGGCATCTCCAAGGACGAGCGCGCCAAGCGCGTCTTGGAAGCCGCCAAGCTCCTGGACCTCGAGGCATACCTGGACCGCAAGCCGAAGGCTCTCTCCGGTGGTCAGCGTCAGCGTGTTGCCATGGGCCGCGCCATCGTGCGTAACCCGCAGGTGTTCCTCATGGATGAGCCCCTCTCCAACTTGGACGCCAAGCTGCGTGTGCAGACCCGCACCCAGATCGCATCCCTGACCCGCCGCCTGGGCGTCACCACCGTTTACGTGACACACGACCAGGTTGAGGCCATGACCATGGGTGACCGCGTTGCAGTCCTCAAGGACGGCCTGCTCATGCAGGTTGACACCCCCCGCAACCTGTACGACGCCCCGCAGAACGTGTTCGTTGCCGGCTTCATCGGCTCCCCCGCCATGAACCTGCTGGAACTGCCCGTTGTTGACGGCGGTGTGAAGTTCGGTGGATCAATTTACCCCGTACCTTCCGCCGTTCTCGGCGAGGCTGCAGGCAACACGGTCACCGTTGGTGTTCGTCCCGAAGACCTCGAAATCGTCGGCGCCGGCGAAGGCTTGGCTATTGAGGCCGACGTCGTAGAAGAGCTGGGTGCCGATGCTTACGTTTACGGCCACTCCATCATCGACGGCAACGAGCGCGACATGGTTCTCCGCGTCGACGGCCGCCGCCCACCAATGAAGGGCGACACCATCCACGTCCGCCCGCAGGTCGGCCACGTCCACCTCTTCGACGCCACCTCAGGCGCACGCTTGGGCGACAAGTCGATCGTCCGCGACTAA
- a CDS encoding amidohydrolase family protein, which yields MPSSIIRNVRPWGGNLSDVTVTDGLISTVTPHDPGAAQAAMPGAGTVVDGRGRLLLPSFSDVHVHLDSTRLGLPFREHTGAPGVWGMMLNDRNNWRNAETSIGERVETTLQMMIERGTTRVRSYAQVDVDAGLERFEAVAAARETHKDRADVQIIAFPQAGLLREQGSAAVLDEALKAGADVVGGIDPCSLDRDPVKHLDIVFGLAEKYQLPVDIHLHEPGELGHFSADLIAERTRALGMQGQVTISHGYPLWGVSEAHTRALIETWAELDISTATVAPGGRHQLPLAQLVEAGVRVGLGEDGQRDYWSPYGNADMLDRTWQLAFTSGFRADELIEHAMAVATMGGASILDRSTPRLRSAADRPGTQPSDVASFILLPGDSVAAAVMDRPADRTVLHRGRVVADQLTLV from the coding sequence ATGCCCTCTTCCATCATCCGCAATGTCCGGCCGTGGGGCGGAAACCTCAGCGACGTCACCGTCACCGACGGCCTGATCAGCACCGTTACCCCGCATGACCCGGGCGCCGCGCAGGCAGCCATGCCCGGAGCCGGCACCGTGGTGGACGGCCGCGGCCGGCTGCTGCTGCCCTCGTTCTCCGACGTCCATGTGCACCTGGATTCCACCCGGCTCGGCCTGCCGTTCCGCGAACATACGGGTGCGCCCGGCGTCTGGGGCATGATGCTGAACGACCGCAACAACTGGCGCAACGCCGAAACCAGCATCGGCGAGCGCGTCGAAACGACGCTGCAGATGATGATCGAACGCGGCACCACCCGGGTGCGCAGCTACGCCCAGGTGGATGTGGACGCCGGGCTGGAACGCTTCGAGGCCGTCGCCGCCGCCCGCGAAACCCACAAGGACCGTGCGGATGTGCAGATCATCGCGTTCCCGCAGGCCGGGCTGCTGCGTGAACAGGGCTCGGCGGCGGTGCTGGACGAGGCGCTCAAGGCCGGCGCCGACGTGGTCGGAGGCATCGACCCCTGCTCCCTGGACCGCGACCCCGTGAAACATCTGGACATTGTGTTTGGGCTGGCCGAAAAGTACCAGCTCCCCGTGGACATCCACCTGCACGAACCCGGCGAGCTGGGGCACTTCAGCGCCGACCTCATCGCCGAACGCACCAGGGCGCTGGGCATGCAGGGACAGGTGACCATCTCCCACGGCTACCCGCTGTGGGGCGTCAGCGAGGCACACACCCGCGCACTCATCGAGACGTGGGCGGAACTGGACATTTCGACGGCGACCGTCGCCCCCGGCGGGCGACACCAGCTGCCCCTGGCCCAGCTGGTCGAGGCGGGCGTGCGTGTTGGCCTGGGCGAGGACGGCCAGCGCGACTACTGGTCCCCCTACGGCAACGCCGACATGCTGGACCGCACCTGGCAGCTGGCGTTCACGAGCGGCTTCCGGGCCGATGAACTCATAGAACACGCCATGGCCGTGGCAACCATGGGCGGGGCGTCAATACTTGACCGTTCCACACCCAGGCTGCGCTCTGCCGCCGACAGGCCGGGAACCCAGCCATCCGACGTCGCAAGTTTCATTCTGCTGCCCGGCGACTCGGTGGCGGCAGCGGTCATGGACAGGCCGGCTGACCGCACCGTCTTGCACCGCGGGCGCGTCGTGGCCGACCAGCTCACGCTCGTATAG
- the otsB gene encoding trehalose-phosphatase, translated as MTLPAELQEALLGLARTPHLLLALDFDGTMAPIVSHADDARPLPRSAAALAAFATLERTTTALVSGRALASLRAVAAPPAPTLLVGSHGAETWWGPDSPALELTPVQQAALEAARAAVAEATHRYPGTVAEQKPAGVVLHYRLAEEADASSAVEHVLQSLAENPDLHLSTGKMVLEISAIKANKGESIAALREFARPTATFFAGDDVTDEHAFAALLPSDLGIKVGPGSTAAGFRIDTPDELPEVLELLLAARRRHLSHP; from the coding sequence ATGACCCTGCCCGCCGAGCTGCAAGAGGCCCTCCTGGGCCTTGCCCGGACGCCGCACCTGCTGCTGGCGTTGGACTTTGACGGCACCATGGCCCCGATCGTCTCCCACGCCGACGACGCCCGCCCGCTCCCCCGCTCAGCCGCAGCCCTGGCCGCCTTCGCAACCTTGGAACGGACGACGACGGCCCTTGTGTCCGGGCGCGCATTGGCCAGTTTGCGGGCGGTCGCCGCCCCTCCGGCACCGACACTGTTGGTCGGCAGCCACGGTGCGGAAACCTGGTGGGGGCCCGATTCCCCCGCGTTGGAACTCACCCCGGTGCAACAGGCGGCACTGGAAGCGGCCCGGGCAGCGGTCGCGGAAGCAACGCACAGGTACCCCGGAACGGTGGCCGAGCAAAAGCCGGCCGGGGTGGTGCTGCACTACAGGCTGGCCGAGGAAGCCGACGCAAGCTCCGCCGTCGAGCATGTCCTGCAGTCGCTGGCGGAGAATCCGGACCTGCACCTCAGCACGGGCAAGATGGTGCTGGAAATCTCGGCCATCAAGGCCAACAAGGGCGAGAGCATCGCGGCCCTGCGCGAGTTCGCCCGGCCCACCGCAACGTTCTTCGCCGGCGACGATGTCACCGACGAGCACGCCTTTGCGGCGCTCCTCCCCAGCGACCTCGGCATCAAGGTGGGGCCGGGCAGCACGGCGGCCGGGTTCCGCATCGACACCCCCGATGAGCTGCCCGAGGTCCTGGAACTGCTCCTTGCCGCCCGCCGCCGTCACCTCTCCCACCCCTAA
- a CDS encoding trehalose-6-phosphate synthase has protein sequence MPEDSSVKPALHPGGSDFVVVSNRLPVDRISTEDSDDGWRRSPGGLVTALAPVMASREGAWVGWHGAPDEELAPFHHENMELIPVALSADEVELYYEGFSNSTLWPLYHDVIAPPEFHRTWWDAYRTVNMRFAEAAAKTAAANATVWVQDYQLQLVPKYLRELRPDLSIGFFNHIPFPPPEIFAQLPWRAEIIDGLLASDLVGFQRPSDSANFLRSPRRFVGAGVKAAQVQLKDGDGTVVHISRAAPFPISIDVAQIQELAARPDVISRAQQIREDLGNPKTILLGVDRLDYTKGITHRLKAYGELLTDGALTVEDAAMIQVASPSRERVESYRLLREEVDGMVGRMNGQFDTILHTAVRYLHHSYPVEEMVALYLAADVMLVTSLRDGMNLVAKEYVAARSKNTGALVLSEFTGAADQLKSALLVNPHDIDGLKAAILRAVHLSPAEASRRMRAMRRQILTHDVQRWSEEFLTTLATKAEPV, from the coding sequence GTGCCTGAAGATTCAAGCGTCAAACCGGCCCTCCACCCTGGCGGTTCAGACTTCGTTGTCGTCTCAAACCGCCTGCCCGTGGACAGGATTTCCACAGAAGATTCCGACGACGGATGGCGGCGTTCGCCGGGAGGCCTCGTCACCGCCTTGGCTCCCGTCATGGCCAGCCGCGAGGGTGCCTGGGTGGGTTGGCATGGGGCCCCCGACGAGGAGCTGGCCCCCTTTCACCACGAAAACATGGAGCTCATCCCCGTCGCCCTGTCCGCCGACGAGGTCGAACTGTATTACGAGGGTTTTTCCAACTCAACCCTGTGGCCGCTCTACCACGACGTCATCGCCCCACCGGAATTCCACCGCACCTGGTGGGACGCCTACCGCACCGTCAACATGCGCTTCGCCGAAGCCGCCGCAAAAACAGCAGCCGCCAACGCCACCGTGTGGGTGCAGGATTATCAGCTCCAGCTCGTCCCCAAGTACCTGCGTGAGCTGCGCCCGGACCTGAGCATCGGCTTCTTCAACCACATCCCCTTCCCTCCCCCGGAGATCTTCGCCCAGCTCCCCTGGCGCGCCGAGATCATCGACGGCCTCCTCGCCTCCGACCTCGTCGGCTTCCAACGCCCCAGCGACTCCGCGAACTTCCTGCGCTCCCCCCGCCGCTTCGTCGGCGCCGGCGTCAAGGCCGCCCAGGTCCAGCTCAAGGACGGCGACGGCACCGTCGTCCACATCTCCCGCGCCGCCCCGTTCCCCATCTCCATCGACGTGGCCCAGATCCAGGAACTCGCGGCCCGCCCCGACGTTATCTCCCGCGCCCAGCAAATCCGCGAAGACCTGGGCAACCCCAAAACCATCCTGCTGGGCGTCGACCGCCTCGACTACACCAAGGGCATCACCCACCGTCTCAAGGCCTACGGCGAACTCCTCACCGACGGCGCCCTGACCGTCGAGGACGCCGCCATGATCCAGGTCGCCAGCCCCAGCCGCGAGCGCGTGGAATCCTACCGCCTGCTCCGCGAAGAGGTCGACGGCATGGTGGGCCGCATGAACGGCCAATTCGACACCATCCTCCACACCGCCGTCCGCTACCTCCACCACAGCTACCCCGTGGAGGAAATGGTGGCCCTCTACCTCGCCGCCGACGTCATGCTCGTCACCTCCCTCCGCGACGGCATGAACCTCGTCGCCAAGGAATACGTCGCCGCCCGCAGCAAGAACACCGGCGCCCTGGTCCTCTCCGAATTCACCGGCGCCGCCGACCAGCTCAAATCCGCCCTCCTCGTGAACCCGCACGACATCGACGGGCTCAAGGCCGCCATCCTGCGCGCCGTCCACCTCTCCCCCGCCGAAGCCAGCCGCCGCATGCGCGCCATGCGCCGGCAAATTCTAACCCACGACGTCCAGCGCTGGAGCGAAGAATTTCTCACCACCCTGGCCACAAAGGCCGAGCCGGTATGA
- a CDS encoding DsbA family protein has product MSSRNEPRPSKAERTAKAREAAKVIREAQLKKEKRNAWLIRGGVLAAAVAIIVIIALVVINTQKANEPVAETGNVPANANAYGGVTVGKDGAIIAPTTTEKTVDVKTVVAPTAEATSVAAPEKIGIKASASGEPAQVVIFLDFMCPACNSFEQAYGPQLDGLRNEGKVTVEYRALPFLDRFSSGTNYSSRSAAAAACVVDQSPDKYKAFVDSLYVNQPAENSKGLDNAKLKKLATEAGAADIGSCVDAKTYRPYVAYAGALAGSAGVNATPTVFVDGQQWMPETVNQFGTFLTTVLDAKK; this is encoded by the coding sequence ATGAGCTCCAGAAACGAACCACGACCGAGCAAGGCTGAGCGCACGGCTAAGGCCCGCGAGGCGGCGAAGGTAATTCGCGAAGCCCAGCTGAAAAAGGAAAAGCGCAATGCCTGGTTGATCCGTGGCGGTGTTTTGGCGGCGGCGGTGGCGATCATCGTCATCATTGCGCTGGTGGTCATCAACACGCAAAAGGCCAATGAGCCTGTGGCCGAGACCGGCAATGTGCCGGCCAACGCAAACGCCTACGGCGGCGTCACGGTGGGCAAGGACGGTGCGATCATTGCGCCCACCACCACCGAGAAGACCGTGGACGTCAAAACGGTGGTGGCACCCACGGCGGAAGCCACATCCGTTGCGGCGCCTGAGAAGATTGGCATCAAGGCCTCGGCCTCCGGCGAGCCCGCCCAGGTAGTGATTTTCCTGGACTTCATGTGCCCGGCCTGCAACTCATTTGAACAGGCCTACGGCCCCCAACTGGACGGCCTGCGCAATGAGGGCAAGGTCACGGTGGAGTACCGTGCGCTGCCGTTCCTTGACCGCTTCTCCTCCGGCACCAACTACTCCTCACGGTCGGCCGCCGCGGCAGCCTGCGTGGTGGACCAGTCACCTGACAAGTACAAGGCCTTCGTTGACTCCCTCTACGTAAACCAGCCCGCGGAAAACAGCAAGGGCCTGGACAATGCGAAACTGAAGAAGCTGGCCACGGAGGCTGGCGCCGCGGACATCGGCAGCTGTGTTGACGCCAAGACATACCGCCCGTATGTTGCCTACGCGGGGGCGCTCGCAGGCTCGGCCGGTGTCAATGCCACGCCGACAGTCTTTGTTGACGGGCAGCAGTGGATGCCGGAGACGGTGAACCAATTCGGCACCTTCCTGACCACTGTGCTGGACGCGAAGAAGTAA
- a CDS encoding tyrosine recombinase XerC: MAREPLPLGTWGNINVSRSKAGTWNARAKYRDMDGKVRIVEARGTSAAAARRNLQQKFADRKTPRYGLVNPRSKVNELIAVFLVELESSDKADRTKDKYSYCIKKYIAPAIGEVRVGEATSGVIDNFVRKLVEDAGPSTARSCGAVMSWMFKVALRHDAVTVNPVIGISIPRSKTAKPQALDATQYQDLREKLIGWETATALGRPRTQELHEIADCLIATGARPGELFALTWDDIDLEAEPPTVFINATVIRTSTGGVRIQDHPKSQHGIRHLTLPDFLVEQLRERRKRQEETGAPNPLNLVFPSSTGTVCDANNVGKLWRKVADSLGYTWVTLKTFRKANATLIARALGPEAAAYQAGHSKVSMTQEHYIEELREALDTRSVVDAFKPKDGSQQAPPDEEDRTENDEKDDPKV, from the coding sequence ATGGCCAGGGAACCACTGCCGCTTGGCACGTGGGGGAACATCAATGTCAGCCGCAGCAAAGCCGGTACTTGGAACGCACGCGCCAAGTACCGAGACATGGACGGCAAAGTACGGATCGTAGAAGCCCGTGGAACATCAGCCGCAGCAGCCCGCCGAAACCTTCAACAAAAGTTTGCCGACCGCAAAACCCCGCGATACGGGCTCGTGAACCCAAGAAGCAAGGTCAACGAACTCATCGCAGTGTTTCTCGTGGAACTTGAGTCGTCGGACAAGGCAGACCGAACCAAAGACAAGTACTCCTACTGCATCAAGAAGTACATTGCACCGGCCATTGGCGAAGTCCGCGTCGGTGAGGCCACCTCAGGCGTTATCGACAATTTCGTCCGCAAGCTTGTGGAAGACGCAGGACCTTCAACGGCCAGAAGTTGCGGTGCCGTCATGTCATGGATGTTCAAGGTTGCGCTTCGTCATGATGCGGTCACCGTGAACCCTGTGATCGGCATCTCAATCCCGAGGAGCAAGACAGCCAAACCGCAGGCACTGGATGCCACGCAATACCAGGATCTGCGGGAAAAGCTCATCGGCTGGGAAACAGCGACGGCCCTTGGACGGCCACGCACCCAAGAACTACATGAAATTGCCGATTGCCTTATCGCGACCGGGGCGCGGCCGGGCGAGCTCTTCGCGCTCACGTGGGATGACATTGATTTGGAGGCTGAACCACCCACGGTCTTCATCAATGCCACGGTCATCCGAACCAGCACCGGTGGTGTCCGAATCCAGGACCACCCCAAATCCCAGCACGGCATCCGCCACCTCACCCTTCCAGACTTCCTCGTGGAGCAGCTCCGGGAGCGCAGGAAGCGCCAAGAGGAAACTGGTGCCCCGAATCCACTGAACCTGGTTTTTCCGTCGTCAACCGGGACGGTGTGCGACGCCAACAACGTTGGCAAGCTGTGGCGCAAGGTCGCGGACTCATTGGGATACACCTGGGTGACACTGAAAACCTTCCGAAAGGCCAACGCCACTCTCATTGCCAGAGCTTTGGGCCCCGAGGCCGCCGCTTACCAGGCCGGCCATTCCAAGGTGTCCATGACCCAGGAGCACTACATTGAGGAACTTCGCGAGGCCCTCGATACCAGGTCGGTGGTGGATGCGTTCAAACCAAAAGACGGGTCTCAACAAGCTCCACCAGACGAGGAGGACCGGACAGAAAATGATGAAAAGGATGACCCAAAAGTATGA
- a CDS encoding helix-turn-helix domain-containing protein gives MYKQDLPKITSPETVLEWLTPSEICHELQIPLQTFYQWRSRGVGPHAYRIGKHLRVSRADFEAWLVLRSDP, from the coding sequence ATGTACAAGCAGGATCTCCCGAAAATTACTTCACCAGAAACTGTGCTGGAGTGGCTCACGCCCTCCGAGATCTGCCACGAACTGCAGATTCCGCTGCAGACTTTTTACCAGTGGAGGTCACGCGGAGTTGGGCCGCATGCCTACCGGATCGGCAAGCACCTGCGGGTCAGCCGGGCTGACTTCGAGGCCTGGCTTGTGCTCCGGTCTGACCCATAA
- a CDS encoding transposase: protein MIDLREKGQKANRQRKVTPDGRPVNYDKEAYKGRNVVKRSLSTIKQWRPLTTCHEKLLLTYRSAAVMHAVVIWAPR, encoded by the coding sequence GTGATTGATCTCCGAGAAAAAGGCCAGAAGGCCAACCGACAACGCAAAGTCACCCCCGACGGCCGTCCCGTCAACTACGACAAGGAAGCCTACAAAGGCCGCAACGTCGTTAAGCGCAGCTTAAGTACCATAAAGCAATGGCGACCCCTAACCACCTGCCACGAGAAACTCCTGCTGACCTACCGCTCAGCCGCCGTAATGCACGCCGTCGTCATCTGGGCGCCACGTTAG
- a CDS encoding endonuclease VII domain-containing protein has product MRAPGQVVVDGKKPCSVCKQVLDVIAFGKSSASPTGLAHACKACVKAKRDEKHVSVPRTTGILVIDGKKPCHTCKQLLPVSEFHKNASTVSGLASNCKACEAKKFQDRYVPVPRTTAILIVDGKKPCSACKRLLPVSEFRKDSNSPTGLSYACRECTNAETRKRRDEEKAKDPAAFLARERASQQAWRDGATPELRKTRGRRQLFKTRGVTAEWYEETLAAQGGVCAICRLPESKLSSGGGLKMLAIDHDHTTGKARGLICQQCNIGIGALQDSPDLIRRAVRYLLERKWESVGAGFENS; this is encoded by the coding sequence TTGAGAGCCCCGGGACAGGTTGTTGTCGATGGCAAGAAGCCCTGCAGCGTCTGCAAGCAGGTCCTCGACGTCATCGCCTTCGGGAAGTCCTCCGCCTCGCCCACCGGGCTGGCCCACGCCTGCAAGGCCTGCGTGAAAGCCAAGCGGGACGAGAAGCACGTTTCGGTCCCGCGGACTACCGGCATACTGGTGATCGACGGGAAGAAGCCCTGCCACACCTGCAAGCAGCTGCTGCCGGTCAGCGAGTTCCACAAGAACGCTTCGACGGTGAGTGGTCTCGCGAGCAACTGCAAGGCCTGCGAGGCCAAGAAATTCCAGGACCGCTACGTTCCAGTCCCGCGCACCACGGCCATCCTGATCGTCGACGGAAAGAAGCCCTGCAGCGCCTGTAAGCGGCTGCTGCCGGTCAGCGAATTCCGCAAAGACTCAAACAGCCCCACCGGGCTCAGCTATGCCTGCCGGGAGTGCACCAACGCCGAGACGAGGAAACGCCGGGACGAGGAGAAGGCCAAAGATCCAGCCGCCTTTCTGGCACGGGAGAGGGCCTCACAACAGGCATGGCGGGACGGCGCCACCCCGGAGTTGCGTAAAACCCGGGGACGGCGGCAGCTCTTCAAGACCCGGGGCGTGACCGCAGAATGGTACGAGGAGACCTTGGCCGCGCAAGGAGGCGTCTGCGCCATCTGCCGGCTGCCGGAAAGCAAGCTCAGTAGCGGCGGGGGCCTGAAAATGCTGGCCATCGACCACGACCACACCACGGGGAAGGCACGGGGGCTCATCTGCCAGCAGTGCAACATCGGCATCGGCGCGCTCCAGGACAGCCCGGACCTCATTCGGAGAGCAGTCCGGTACCTTCTCGAACGAAAGTGGGAGTCCGTTGGCGCAGGCTTCGAAAATAGTTGA
- a CDS encoding endonuclease VII domain-containing protein: MAQASKIVDGKKQCGKCREWRPVENFYKNSRAATGLASACKACTLVVHQTAQYHVRYRERDPEGVAAEKRRRHIKTMYGVTPEWYDAMLATQGGVCAICGQPEVVMRYGKLKLLAVDHDHVTGVSRGLLCQGCNQGIGHLGEDLERMEAAARYLETHMDADPQC; this comes from the coding sequence TTGGCGCAGGCTTCGAAAATAGTTGACGGTAAGAAGCAGTGCGGGAAATGCCGGGAGTGGCGCCCGGTTGAGAACTTCTACAAGAACAGCAGGGCTGCCACCGGGCTCGCCAGCGCCTGTAAGGCCTGCACCCTGGTGGTTCACCAGACCGCGCAGTATCACGTGCGCTACCGGGAACGGGACCCTGAGGGGGTGGCGGCCGAGAAGCGCCGCCGGCACATCAAAACGATGTACGGCGTCACGCCCGAATGGTACGACGCCATGCTCGCAACCCAGGGCGGCGTCTGCGCAATATGCGGCCAGCCCGAGGTCGTCATGCGGTACGGGAAGCTCAAGCTGCTGGCCGTGGACCACGACCACGTGACGGGTGTGTCGAGGGGGCTCCTCTGCCAGGGTTGCAACCAGGGCATAGGGCACCTCGGAGAGGACCTCGAACGCATGGAGGCCGCGGCTCGGTACCTCGAAACGCACATGGACGCCGATCCCCAGTGCTGA